One region of Triticum aestivum cultivar Chinese Spring chromosome 6B, IWGSC CS RefSeq v2.1, whole genome shotgun sequence genomic DNA includes:
- the LOC123138333 gene encoding protein FAR1-RELATED SEQUENCE 5 isoform X1: MESTNEGDHQDNGSLNTSSAIPSWVPQMGMKFGTVDEAWTFWVTYGGKVGFGTRKRYLNPSKFDRTITSCRFVCRKEGHRGKDKRDKHIKEPRAEIRTGCLARMGLTINREAGNYEVTDLVLEHNHIMQLQETCHFLPSQRKISEIQAFEIEIADDSGIGPKAAYECASRRVGGPSVLGYIRRDHKNHLRTKRQRELMYGEAGSMLKYFQDKVAQNPSFQYAIQLDNEEQITNIFWADAKMLIDYAHFGDVVTFDTTFGTNKELRPFGVFVGFNQFRQTVIFGACLLYSETYEAFKWLFETFLFAHNQKHPRTIYTDQDVAMGNAVEDVFLMARHGLCTFHIMQNAIKHLSCHKKEEEEAEEEVEGEGEGEEEEEEDEPHILADFSACMYEYRDKETFEEAFDTMRGKIEKQTWLDSIYKVKEKWAECFMMDAFTLGMRSTQLSESLNNDLKNHLKADLDILRFFKHFERAVQVKRDAELNSEYESRELLPRVKMNVPMLIQASKVYSPIIFESFQAEFERSIASFTKQLDVGYEFAITISSEDECKVIGNPFEQTASCSCGQFERIGILCAHAIKVLDLMNIKLLPEHYILKRWTREARCGTIQDRSGRNVVENPMFDIDQRYKSLNRKFMNLATQVAPSEECCTLLESALDSLTKEFLGRMKNAHQSNHMEGCSTQVVHEESNEHLAAARLKKKSPKKKTRKRKLNWIDKQHKNKKKGAPKKGQTEVKRAKKLPKFQQREDGIGPSQSHTIENNEYWSNQNVTGSNCFTDNYIAPSFTDLVTTSRVEDIEALCRDDFF, encoded by the exons ATGGAAAGCACAAACGAGGGAGATCACCAGGATAATGGCAGTCTGAATAC ATCGAGTGCCATACCAAGTTGGGTACCACAGATGGGCATGAAATTCGGCACTGTCGATGAAGCATGGACATTCTGGGTTACTTATGGGGGCAAAGTTGGATTTGGTACTAGAAAGCGATACCTCAACCCAAGTAAGTTTGATCGGACAATCACGTCGTGCAGATTTGTTTGTCGCAAGGAAGGCCATCGAGGAAAAGACAAAAGAGATAAGCATATTAAGGAACCTCGAGCTGAGATTCGAACCGGTTGTCTAGCTCGCATGGGTCTCACAATAAACAGAGAAGCGGGAAATTATGAAGTAACCGATCTTGTTCTAGAGCACAACCACATTATGCAGTTGCAAGAAACATGCCACTTTCTGCCATCACAGCGAAAGATATCTGAAATTCAAGCTTTTGAGATTGAAATTGCAGATGATTCAGGTATTGGGCCAAAAGCTGCGTATGAGTGTGCTAGTCGTCGAGTTGGTGGACCATCTGTTCTTGGCTATATACGTAGGGATCACAAAAATCACCTACGTACTAAGCGCCAAAGGGAACTAATGTATGGTGAAGCTGGGAGTATGTTAAAATACTTTCAGGATAAAGTCGCCCAAAACCCATCGTTCCAATATGCCATACAGCTAGACAATGAAGAACAGATCACAAATATATTTTGGGCTGATGCAAAAATGTTAATTGATTATGCTCATTTTGGTGATGTGGTTACTTTTGACACAACATTTGGAACCAACAAGGAACTTAGGCCATTTGGTGTATTCGTTGGGTTCAATCAATTCAGACAAACTGTTATATTTGGTGCTTGCCTTTTATATAGTGAAACATATGAGGCTTTCAAATGGCTATTTGAAACTTTTCTCTTTGCACATAATCAGAAGCATCCAAGAACTATATATACAGATCAAGATGTTGCAATGGGAAATGCGGTTGAGGATGTATTTTTAATGGCACGGCATGGTTTATGCACGTTTCACATAATGCAGAATGCCATCAAACATTTATCTTGTCataagaaggaggaggaggaggcggaggaggaggttgaaggggagggggagggggaggaggaggaggaggaggatgaaccacATATTCTTGCAGACTTCAGTGCTTGCATGTATGAGTACCGAGACAAGGAAACATTTGAGGAAGCTTTTGACACCATGCGAggtaaaatagaaaaacaaacttGGCTTGATAGCATCTATAAGGTAAAAGAGAAGTGGGCTGAATGTTTTATGATGGATGCTTTCACCTTGGGAATGCGAAGCACACAACTAAGTGAGAGCCTAAATAATGACCTCAAGAACCACTTAAAAGCAGATCTTGACATTCTTCGTTTTTTCAAACATTTTGAAAGGGCCGTGCAAGTGAAACGTGATGCTGAGTTGAATTCAGAGTATGAGTCTAGGGAGTTATTACCTAGGGTCAAAATGAATGTTCCCATGTTGATCCAGGCAAGCAAGGTCTACAGTCCTATCATATTTGAAAGTTTTCAAGCAGAATTTGAGAGATCCATTGCATCATTCACCAAACAACTAGATGTGGGCTATGAATTTGCCATAACAATCAGCTCCGAAGATGAATGCAAAGTTATTGGGAATCCTTTTGAACAAACAGCTTCCTGCAGCTGTGGCCAGTTTGAGAGAATCGGTATATTGTGTGCCCATGCTATAAAAGTTCTTGATTTGATGAACATTAAGTTATTGCCAGAACATTATATTCTGAAGAGATGGACTAGAGAAGCACGGTGTGGAACTATTCAGGACAGAAGTGGGAGGAATGTTGTTGAGAACCCAATGTTCGATATTGATCAGCGCTACAAATCTCTCAATCGCAAGTTTATGAATTTGGCCACCCAAGTAGCTCCCTCCGAAGAATGTTGTACTCTGCTTGAAAGTGCACTTGATAGCCTTACTAAGGAATTTCTAGGCCGAATGAAAAATGCCCATCAAAGTAACCACATGGAGGGATGTTCCACCCAAGTGGTACATGAAGAATCAAATGAGCACTTAGCTGCTGCACGCCTAAAGAAAAAATCTCctaagaagaaaactagaaagagAAAGTTGAACTGGATTGACAAGCAACATAAGAACAAGAAGAAAGGGGCTCCAAAGAAAGGACAAACTGAAGTAAAGAGAGCAAAGAAATTACCTAAG TTTCAGCAAAGAGAAGATGGGATTGGACCATCACAATCGCACACCATAGAAAACAATGAGTATTGGAGCAACCAGAATGTGACCGGGAGTAATTGTTTCACAGATAATTATATTGCACCTAGTTTTACCGATTTGGTGACG ACTTCTAGAGTCGAAGACATTGAAGCCCTTTGCCGTGACGACTTCTTTTGA
- the LOC123138333 gene encoding protein FAR1-RELATED SEQUENCE 5 isoform X2, giving the protein MESTNEGDHQDNGSLNTSSAIPSWVPQMGMKFGTVDEAWTFWVTYGGKVGFGTRKRYLNPSKFDRTITSCRFVCRKEGHRGKDKRDKHIKEPRAEIRTGCLARMGLTINREAGNYEVTDLVLEHNHIMQLQETCHFLPSQRKISEIQAFEIEIADDSGIGPKAAYECASRRVGGPSVLGYIRRDHKNHLRTKRQRELMYGEAGSMLKYFQDKVAQNPSFQYAIQLDNEEQITNIFWADAKMLIDYAHFGDVVTFDTTFGTNKELRPFGVFVGFNQFRQTVIFGACLLYSETYEAFKWLFETFLFAHNQKHPRTIYTDQDVAMGNAVEDVFLMARHGLCTFHIMQNAIKHLSCHKKEEEEAEEEVEGEGEGEEEEEEDEPHILADFSACMYEYRDKETFEEAFDTMRGKIEKQTWLDSIYKVKEKWAECFMMDAFTLGMRSTQLSESLNNDLKNHLKADLDILRFFKHFERAVQVKRDAELNSEYESRELLPRVKMNVPMLIQASKVYSPIIFESFQAEFERSIASFTKQLDVGYEFAITISSEDECKVIGNPFEQTASCSCGQFERIGILCAHAIKVLDLMNIKLLPEHYILKRWTREARCGTIQDRSGRNVVENPMFDIDQRYKSLNRKFMNLATQVAPSEECCTLLESALDSLTKEFLGRMKNAHQSNHMEGCSTQVVHEESNEHLAAARLKKKSPKKKTRKRKLNWIDKQHKNKKKGAPKKGQTEVKRAKKLPKQREDGIGPSQSHTIENNEYWSNQNVTGSNCFTDNYIAPSFTDLVTTSRVEDIEALCRDDFF; this is encoded by the exons ATGGAAAGCACAAACGAGGGAGATCACCAGGATAATGGCAGTCTGAATAC ATCGAGTGCCATACCAAGTTGGGTACCACAGATGGGCATGAAATTCGGCACTGTCGATGAAGCATGGACATTCTGGGTTACTTATGGGGGCAAAGTTGGATTTGGTACTAGAAAGCGATACCTCAACCCAAGTAAGTTTGATCGGACAATCACGTCGTGCAGATTTGTTTGTCGCAAGGAAGGCCATCGAGGAAAAGACAAAAGAGATAAGCATATTAAGGAACCTCGAGCTGAGATTCGAACCGGTTGTCTAGCTCGCATGGGTCTCACAATAAACAGAGAAGCGGGAAATTATGAAGTAACCGATCTTGTTCTAGAGCACAACCACATTATGCAGTTGCAAGAAACATGCCACTTTCTGCCATCACAGCGAAAGATATCTGAAATTCAAGCTTTTGAGATTGAAATTGCAGATGATTCAGGTATTGGGCCAAAAGCTGCGTATGAGTGTGCTAGTCGTCGAGTTGGTGGACCATCTGTTCTTGGCTATATACGTAGGGATCACAAAAATCACCTACGTACTAAGCGCCAAAGGGAACTAATGTATGGTGAAGCTGGGAGTATGTTAAAATACTTTCAGGATAAAGTCGCCCAAAACCCATCGTTCCAATATGCCATACAGCTAGACAATGAAGAACAGATCACAAATATATTTTGGGCTGATGCAAAAATGTTAATTGATTATGCTCATTTTGGTGATGTGGTTACTTTTGACACAACATTTGGAACCAACAAGGAACTTAGGCCATTTGGTGTATTCGTTGGGTTCAATCAATTCAGACAAACTGTTATATTTGGTGCTTGCCTTTTATATAGTGAAACATATGAGGCTTTCAAATGGCTATTTGAAACTTTTCTCTTTGCACATAATCAGAAGCATCCAAGAACTATATATACAGATCAAGATGTTGCAATGGGAAATGCGGTTGAGGATGTATTTTTAATGGCACGGCATGGTTTATGCACGTTTCACATAATGCAGAATGCCATCAAACATTTATCTTGTCataagaaggaggaggaggaggcggaggaggaggttgaaggggagggggagggggaggaggaggaggaggaggatgaaccacATATTCTTGCAGACTTCAGTGCTTGCATGTATGAGTACCGAGACAAGGAAACATTTGAGGAAGCTTTTGACACCATGCGAggtaaaatagaaaaacaaacttGGCTTGATAGCATCTATAAGGTAAAAGAGAAGTGGGCTGAATGTTTTATGATGGATGCTTTCACCTTGGGAATGCGAAGCACACAACTAAGTGAGAGCCTAAATAATGACCTCAAGAACCACTTAAAAGCAGATCTTGACATTCTTCGTTTTTTCAAACATTTTGAAAGGGCCGTGCAAGTGAAACGTGATGCTGAGTTGAATTCAGAGTATGAGTCTAGGGAGTTATTACCTAGGGTCAAAATGAATGTTCCCATGTTGATCCAGGCAAGCAAGGTCTACAGTCCTATCATATTTGAAAGTTTTCAAGCAGAATTTGAGAGATCCATTGCATCATTCACCAAACAACTAGATGTGGGCTATGAATTTGCCATAACAATCAGCTCCGAAGATGAATGCAAAGTTATTGGGAATCCTTTTGAACAAACAGCTTCCTGCAGCTGTGGCCAGTTTGAGAGAATCGGTATATTGTGTGCCCATGCTATAAAAGTTCTTGATTTGATGAACATTAAGTTATTGCCAGAACATTATATTCTGAAGAGATGGACTAGAGAAGCACGGTGTGGAACTATTCAGGACAGAAGTGGGAGGAATGTTGTTGAGAACCCAATGTTCGATATTGATCAGCGCTACAAATCTCTCAATCGCAAGTTTATGAATTTGGCCACCCAAGTAGCTCCCTCCGAAGAATGTTGTACTCTGCTTGAAAGTGCACTTGATAGCCTTACTAAGGAATTTCTAGGCCGAATGAAAAATGCCCATCAAAGTAACCACATGGAGGGATGTTCCACCCAAGTGGTACATGAAGAATCAAATGAGCACTTAGCTGCTGCACGCCTAAAGAAAAAATCTCctaagaagaaaactagaaagagAAAGTTGAACTGGATTGACAAGCAACATAAGAACAAGAAGAAAGGGGCTCCAAAGAAAGGACAAACTGAAGTAAAGAGAGCAAAGAAATTACCTAAG CAAAGAGAAGATGGGATTGGACCATCACAATCGCACACCATAGAAAACAATGAGTATTGGAGCAACCAGAATGTGACCGGGAGTAATTGTTTCACAGATAATTATATTGCACCTAGTTTTACCGATTTGGTGACG ACTTCTAGAGTCGAAGACATTGAAGCCCTTTGCCGTGACGACTTCTTTTGA